The Candidatus Thorarchaeota archaeon genome segment AAGAAACTCAATCTTGAAGACCAGGATGACCTCGTGTTGGCAGCTGTTATGCCTCGCACGGTTCGATATCACTTGCGTCCATTAGGTAAAGGTGGAACAAGAATTAAGAGCGTCCTCGAGAAGTGACAAGCACAAAAGATTCAATTGGTTCAGCATAACAAACATCACACCGTCGCTTATATTCAGGAGTGCAGTCGATTGGGCGAACAAGCGAAGAGTGCAAATGATTCAGAAGGGGAATCCTCACCCCCTGTTGAGATTGTCCTGTTCAAATCAGATGACTGTGCCTTTTGCCCTAGAGCTGAAGAGGTAGTCCGTGAGACTATTGCTGATTTCAGTTCCGAATCCTTTGAAATACGGATAATCGATGTAAAAAAGAATCCTGACGCGGCGGAGGAATACGGAGTGTTTGCCCTGCCAACAATTATGATTGGTGGTACAAGCGTGACTGGAATTCCGGAACCTGAGATCATAATGAAAATGGTACTGGGGGCTAAGGTCTCTATTAGAGGTGCTAGTGAATGAGTGATTTTGAAATTGAGCGGGTAAGAACAGGCATACCTGGCCTAGATGAACTAATCGAGGGTGGTTTCCCGAAAGGAGATACCATTTTGATTGCTGGTAAAGCTGGAACTGGAAAGACTATCCTAGCAAATCAATTCCTCTACAATGGCGCAACTGAATATGGCGAACCAGGTGTTCTGGTTACGTTGGAAGAAACACCACAGATGATTCGACGGAACATGAAACGATTCGGCATGGACCTACAAAAACTGGAAGACAATAGGATGCTATCAATTGTTGATTTGTCCCCGTCAAAGGAGCGTTCACCTGTACCCGTGGGAGAATACCCCAGTTTCGACCTTTCCGGGTTAGAGGCCATCATTCTGAACCATATTGAGAAAGTGGATGCCCAACGTGTTGTCATTGACACCCTTTCCATTATGGCCTACAAATTCAAGAGTAGAGATATCCTCCGTGAGGAATTCTTCAAGCTATGCGCAGCCATTACCCGCACAGGAGCAACGCTTCTTCTTACAAGCGAAATTCCTGCCCATCACGGTGGATTGGGCGTTTTTGATATTGAGGCTTTCTTGGCTTCTGGTGTCATAGTCCTTTACTATGAGAAAGTAAGTGATACTTCAAGATCTCGCTCAATAGAAGTACTCAAGCTCAGAGGTTCCAAACATAGCTCCCGAATTCACTCAATGCGTATCACAGATGATGGTATCAGAGTATGGCCTGGCGAAATAGCTGGTCAAGGGTAGGTGCTGATTAATGAAGAAAGAAGTTATCGACGCTTGTGATACCGAACCAACAACTGTGACGCCGATGATTGGGGACTTGGTCCAGTTCGGCCAACTCACACAGGTCTCGTACATGCTTCTTGGTCCTATAGGTTCTGGAAAAACTACGTACGCGGAGGCCTTCTTGGCTGAGGGTTTGAGATCGGGTTTTCCCGGTGTCTTTGTTACTACGGATGTATCTCCCCGTGTTATTCGGAATGATATGAGCCGACATGGGTGGCCTGTGGAAGAATGTGAGAATAAC includes the following:
- a CDS encoding thioredoxin family protein — protein: MGEQAKSANDSEGESSPPVEIVLFKSDDCAFCPRAEEVVRETIADFSSESFEIRIIDVKKNPDAAEEYGVFALPTIMIGGTSVTGIPEPEIIMKMVLGAKVSIRGASE
- a CDS encoding AAA family ATPase encodes the protein MSDFEIERVRTGIPGLDELIEGGFPKGDTILIAGKAGTGKTILANQFLYNGATEYGEPGVLVTLEETPQMIRRNMKRFGMDLQKLEDNRMLSIVDLSPSKERSPVPVGEYPSFDLSGLEAIILNHIEKVDAQRVVIDTLSIMAYKFKSRDILREEFFKLCAAITRTGATLLLTSEIPAHHGGLGVFDIEAFLASGVIVLYYEKVSDTSRSRSIEVLKLRGSKHSSRIHSMRITDDGIRVWPGEIAGQG